Proteins encoded by one window of Lycium barbarum isolate Lr01 chromosome 11, ASM1917538v2, whole genome shotgun sequence:
- the LOC132620051 gene encoding chaperonin CPN60-like 2, mitochondrial, translated as MTALPRQAGFTWKFLCVSDGVLSLYLCSLYLQIRSTIELSISDYDKEKLQERLVKISGGVAVLKIGGASEAEVGEKKDRVTDALNATKAAVEEGIVPGGGIALLYAAKELDKLTTTNFDQKIGVQIIQNALKERYQEILREKSQSQSDIDQCEAYYEAAGGTRKRRIYRSPSPMRYFFMLSAFCWKEQNYALTIFDGCVGSFDS; from the exons ATGACAGCATTGCCAAGACAAGCAGGCTTTACCTGGAAATTCTTGTGCGT TAGTGATGGGGTGTTGAGCTTATACTTGTGCTCTTTGTATTTGCAGATTAGATCAACCATTGAACTGAGCATTTCTGACTATGACAAGGAGAAATTGCAGGAAAGACTAGTTAAGATTTCAGGAGGTGTCGCTGTGTTAAAG ATTGGAGGAGCTAGTGAAGCTGAGGTTGGTGAAAAGAAAGATAGGGTCACCGATGCTTTGAATGCTACAAAGGCTGCTGTGGAGGAAGGAATTGTTCCAG GTGGTGGCATTGCTCTTCTTTACGCAGCAAAAGAGTTAGATAAATTAACTACAACCAACTTTGACCAAAAGATTGGTGTACAAATCATTCAGAATGCTCTGAAG gaaagatatcaagaaatattacgggaaAAATCACAATCTCAGTCTGATATTGATCAATGTGAAGCATATTACGAAGCTGCTGGGGGAACAAGGAAGAGAAGAATATATCGTAGTCCTTCACCCATGCGTTATTTTTTTATGTTATCTGCGTTTTGCTGGAAAGAACAAAATTATGCACTAACAATATTTGATGGATGTGTGGGTTCTTTTGATAGTTGA